The following DNA comes from Tepidanaerobacter syntrophicus.
GAGACGATTTTTATCAGCACCTTGTCTCCTTTAGGCTCTTCGACGCTGCGTGTTATAAAATCAACCTTGCCGGGTTCTACTACTCTTCCGATCTTATTTATTAGTTGCTCCATAGTGCATCCCTCTCTATTTTTTTGAGGCGTTTTTTCTTGCCTCATTATATAGCGGCAAATAAACCTGGCTGTCGCGCATAACGCAACCGGTGCGGCCATGGTCCCGCATTATCTGGGTGCATTTGCTGCAGGTAATACAGCACTTATTAGGCTCCATCCTGCCTTTTGTAAGGATATCCCTCGGCGCATCAGGATACGCAATAGCTTGGCGCCCTAACCCCATCATACCGCAGGCTCCCTCTAGAAGATTTGCGGCGCCTGCATAGGGTAAAAACCAGCGAAGCCAAGTATAGCCGCTGCCGATAACCGGAATATCTTTTGCCTCTCTTTGCACTTGGCGGGTAAGCTCAAATAACCGGGCAACGCTTTCAAGGGGATGCTCTTCCGGCATTTCTCCTCCTATGACAGGGGTATCAAAGGGCCTTGTTACATAAACTGCTTTGTAGTAAGGGTTCCCTGCTGAGCTTCCTAAAAGATTTACACCGCTTTCGATCATCTTTCGAACCAATTTTAAAGGCTCTGTCAAGTCAGGTTTCATGTAATTTTCCCTGTCTACGCCAAAACCATAAGGATAAGGATGGGCGTCAAATACATTGAACCTGGAAGCCACTATAAAATCATCGCCAACCTTTTCTCGAACGGCTTTTATTGTGTTTAGGATAAATCGGGTGCGGTTTTCGAAGGAGCCTCCGTATTTGCCCTCTCGCATATGGCTTGCGGCAAGTTCCGATAGTAAGTATCTGTGGCAGGATTTTATATCAACACCGTCAAATCCTGCCTCTTTTGCAAGGAGGGCGGATTCTACATATTTTTGGGTAAGATTGTCAAAGTACTCATCAGATAGAACCGGCGCATCAGGCGATAGGCCTACCGTAGGGTCCAGCATAGGATCGTGCTGAGGGATCATAGGCGCCGGAAGATCATCAGGTCTTGAGTATCTTCCCGAATGGGTAAGTTGGAGAATTTTGACCGGTCTGTGGCCTGCGCCATTTCCTTCTGCTGCTGCTCTATCGGTTTCTTTTACAAGTTCGGCAAATTCTTTAACATTATCTTTTGTAAGAAACATCTGAAGGGGATTCGCTCTGCCTTCATGGACTACCGCACAGGCTTCGAACCAGATAAGTCCCGCCCCTCCAGAGGCAAAGCGCCTGTACCGCCGCCTTACCAAATCCGATGGGCTGCCGTCTCTATTGCTGTCACAGCCTTCCATAGGTAATATTGCAATAGAGTTTGGCGCAGTAAGATGCCCGACTTTAACGGGTTTTGCCAGGGGCGACAGGTCTTCGCTAAGTTTTATATTAACTTCGAGTTCTTCAATCTTTCTTTTTAAGTCATCTATTGTCTTGAAATTAAATCTTTCAAAAGATGCCATAGTATTCCTCCTCTAATCCCAAAACATCGTTGCGCCTTTATGGGCCGATGTAGTGTTTTCTCTGTAAAGCTTCAGCCAACCTGAGGCAGGTTTTTGAACAGGCTTCCAAAGACTCTTTCTTTTTGTGAATTCCTCATCGGTTATTTCGGCTGTCAAAATTCGCTTTGTTATGTCTATATGAATGATGTCGCCATCATGTATTAGCGCAATATTCCCGCCGTCATAGGCTTCTGGAGACACATGGCCTATGGCAAGGCCGCCTGTCGCTCCTGAAAATCTGCCGTCAGTTACAAGGGCTATCTTGGTACCAAGACCCTTTCCCAGCACTGCTGCCATAAATGTCTCCATATGAGGCATTCCCGGCGATCCCTTTGGCCCTTCGTAGCGTATGATTACTACATTTCCCGGAACAATTTCATCTTTTAAAATCGCCTCCCAGGCTTCATCCTGGGAATTATATACCTTAGCAGGACCGGTAAATTCCCATGCGGCTTTATCTACTGCTGAAAACTTCACGATAGCGCTTTCAGTTGCTATATTGCCGGAAAGCACTGCAAGGCCGCCCTGCTCATATATTGGGCTTTTGACAGATTTTATTACATCCTTATTTAGATTTTTCGAAAGCTTTATCTTATCGGCTATAGTGCCGAACATGCCCTTTGCATCGGTATTTATCAAACCGCTTTCCGCAAGCTCTGCAAGAACGGCGCCAAGTCCTCCGGCAGCAGAAAAATCTGCCATAGTGTAGGTGGGATGATTTGGATAAATAGCGCTGATAACAGGAACCTTGCGGCTTATCTTATCAAAAAGCTCAGGAGTTATATCTATATGGGCCTGTCGCGCCATGGCAGGTATATGGAGGATTGAATTGGTAGACCCTCCTGTTGCCATCATGTATCTTACCACATTTTCAAAGTTTTCCTGTTTTATGATATCAAGAGGCCTTATTTCATCTTTTACAAGTTCTACGATTCTGTGGGCAGCGGCAAGCCCCATTGCGCGCCATTCCTCTGTCTGAGATTTCACGCTGGCATTGCCGTGGGGAGAAAGGCCTAAGATTTCAGCAGTAGCGCACATGGTATTGGCAGTTCCCATAAAGGGGCAAACGCCCGGAGTGGGGCATGCGTTTTTTACTATTTCTCTATAGTCTTTTTCTTCAATATCTCCTGCCACATATGCCGCATAAGCCTGCTTGGTATGTGTAAGAGTTATCATCTTTCCGTTATAACAACCGGGCTCCATAAAACCGCCGGTGAACATAACTGTAGGGATATTCACCCTAAGCGCACCCATAATCATACCCGGCACCACTTTGTCGCAGCTTCCTAGGAGTATCATCCCTTCCAGCATATTCACTTCTGCAACTGTTTCAACTTCCGATGAAACAAGGTCCCTTGCAGGAAGGGTGTATCGGTCTCCCGGTGTGTTTGAACAAATGCCGTCACATATTCCGCTTATGGGAAGCTCAAGTCCTAAGCCGCCTGCCGCATAAATTTCTTTTTTAATTTCAGGCACTATCTCCTTGAAGGGGTAATGCCCCGGATTCATTTCATTCCATGCATTGA
Coding sequences within:
- a CDS encoding NADH:flavin oxidoreductase; amino-acid sequence: MASFERFNFKTIDDLKRKIEELEVNIKLSEDLSPLAKPVKVGHLTAPNSIAILPMEGCDSNRDGSPSDLVRRRYRRFASGGAGLIWFEACAVVHEGRANPLQMFLTKDNVKEFAELVKETDRAAAEGNGAGHRPVKILQLTHSGRYSRPDDLPAPMIPQHDPMLDPTVGLSPDAPVLSDEYFDNLTQKYVESALLAKEAGFDGVDIKSCHRYLLSELAASHMREGKYGGSFENRTRFILNTIKAVREKVGDDFIVASRFNVFDAHPYPYGFGVDRENYMKPDLTEPLKLVRKMIESGVNLLGSSAGNPYYKAVYVTRPFDTPVIGGEMPEEHPLESVARLFELTRQVQREAKDIPVIGSGYTWLRWFLPYAGAANLLEGACGMMGLGRQAIAYPDAPRDILTKGRMEPNKCCITCSKCTQIMRDHGRTGCVMRDSQVYLPLYNEARKNASKK
- the ilvD gene encoding dihydroxy-acid dehydratase — encoded protein: MIRKWNRESLDHRNALLFAMGVSEEDVRRPIIGIINAWNEMNPGHYPFKEIVPEIKKEIYAAGGLGLELPISGICDGICSNTPGDRYTLPARDLVSSEVETVAEVNMLEGMILLGSCDKVVPGMIMGALRVNIPTVMFTGGFMEPGCYNGKMITLTHTKQAYAAYVAGDIEEKDYREIVKNACPTPGVCPFMGTANTMCATAEILGLSPHGNASVKSQTEEWRAMGLAAAHRIVELVKDEIRPLDIIKQENFENVVRYMMATGGSTNSILHIPAMARQAHIDITPELFDKISRKVPVISAIYPNHPTYTMADFSAAGGLGAVLAELAESGLINTDAKGMFGTIADKIKLSKNLNKDVIKSVKSPIYEQGGLAVLSGNIATESAIVKFSAVDKAAWEFTGPAKVYNSQDEAWEAILKDEIVPGNVVIIRYEGPKGSPGMPHMETFMAAVLGKGLGTKIALVTDGRFSGATGGLAIGHVSPEAYDGGNIALIHDGDIIHIDITKRILTAEITDEEFTKRKSLWKPVQKPASGWLKLYRENTTSAHKGATMFWD